One region of Strigops habroptila isolate Jane chromosome 11, bStrHab1.2.pri, whole genome shotgun sequence genomic DNA includes:
- the KCTD10 gene encoding BTB/POZ domain-containing adapter for CUL3-mediated RhoA degradation protein 3 isoform X2: MEEMSGESVVSSAVPAAATRTTSFKGTSPSSKYVKLNIGGALYYTTMQTLTKQDTMLKAMFSGRMEVLTDSEGWILIDRCGKHFGTILNYLRDGAVPLPESRREIEELLAEAKYYLVQGLVDECQAALQNKDAYEPFCKVPVITSSKEEQKLIATSNKPAVKLLYNRSNNKYSYTSNSDDNMLKNIELFDKLSLRFNGRVLFIKDVIGDEICCWSFYGQGRKIAEVCCTSIVYATEKKQTKVEFPEARIYEETLNILLYESQDGRGPDNALLEATGGAAGRSHHLEEDEERERIERVRRIHIKRPDDRAHLHQ, encoded by the exons ATG GAAGAGATGTCGGGAGAAAGTGTGGTGAGCTCAGCGGTGCCAGCAGCGGCCACTCGCACCACCTCCTTCAAAGGGACGAGCCCCAGCTCCAAGTATGTGAAGCTGAACATTGGTGGTGCCCTCTACTACACCACCATGCAGACCCTGACCAAGCAGGACACCATGCTCAAGGCCATGTTCAGCGGCCGGATGGAAGTCCTCACCGACAGCGAAG GCTGGATCCTCATCGACCGCTGTGGCAAACACTTTGGGACAATCCTGAACTACCTGCGGGACGGGGCTGTGCCGCTGCCGGAGAGCCGCAGGGAGATCGAGGAGCTCTTGGCTGAAGCAAAGTACTACCTGGTCCAGGGGCTGGTGGACGAGTGCCAGGCAGCCCTGCAG AACAAAGATGCGTATGAACCGTTCTGCAAGGTGCCAGTCATCACGTCCTCCAAAGAGGAGCAAAAACTTATAGCCACTTCCAACAAG CCAGCAGTGAAGCTGCTGTATAACAGAAGCAACAACAAATATTCCTACACCAG CAACTCCGATGACAACATGCTGAAGAACATCGAGCTGTTTGACAAGCTGTCCTTGAGGTTTAATGGGAGAGTGCTCTTCATAAAGGATGTGATCGGAGACGAGATCTGCTGCTGGTCTTTCTACGGGCAGGGGCGGAAGATCGCCGAAGTCTGCTGCACTTCCATCGTCTATGCCACTGAGAAGAAACAGACAAAG GTGGAGTTCCCGGAAGCCCGCATCTACGAGGAGACACTGAACATTCTGCTCTACGAGTCGCAGGACGGGCGGGGACCCGACAACGCGCTGCTGGAGGCCACCGGCGGCGCCGCGGGTCGCTCCCATCACCTGGAGGAGGACGAGGAGCGGGAGCGCATCGAGCGCGTGCGCAGGATCCACATCAAGCGCCCGGACGACAGGGCCCACCTGCACCAGTGA
- the KCTD10 gene encoding BTB/POZ domain-containing adapter for CUL3-mediated RhoA degradation protein 3 isoform X1: MEEMSGESVVSSAVPAAATRTTSFKGTSPSSKYVKLNIGGALYYTTMQTLTKQDTMLKAMFSGRMEVLTDSEGWILIDRCGKHFGTILNYLRDGAVPLPESRREIEELLAEAKYYLVQGLVDECQAALQQNKDAYEPFCKVPVITSSKEEQKLIATSNKPAVKLLYNRSNNKYSYTSNSDDNMLKNIELFDKLSLRFNGRVLFIKDVIGDEICCWSFYGQGRKIAEVCCTSIVYATEKKQTKVEFPEARIYEETLNILLYESQDGRGPDNALLEATGGAAGRSHHLEEDEERERIERVRRIHIKRPDDRAHLHQ; the protein is encoded by the exons ATG GAAGAGATGTCGGGAGAAAGTGTGGTGAGCTCAGCGGTGCCAGCAGCGGCCACTCGCACCACCTCCTTCAAAGGGACGAGCCCCAGCTCCAAGTATGTGAAGCTGAACATTGGTGGTGCCCTCTACTACACCACCATGCAGACCCTGACCAAGCAGGACACCATGCTCAAGGCCATGTTCAGCGGCCGGATGGAAGTCCTCACCGACAGCGAAG GCTGGATCCTCATCGACCGCTGTGGCAAACACTTTGGGACAATCCTGAACTACCTGCGGGACGGGGCTGTGCCGCTGCCGGAGAGCCGCAGGGAGATCGAGGAGCTCTTGGCTGAAGCAAAGTACTACCTGGTCCAGGGGCTGGTGGACGAGTGCCAGGCAGCCCTGCAG CAGAACAAAGATGCGTATGAACCGTTCTGCAAGGTGCCAGTCATCACGTCCTCCAAAGAGGAGCAAAAACTTATAGCCACTTCCAACAAG CCAGCAGTGAAGCTGCTGTATAACAGAAGCAACAACAAATATTCCTACACCAG CAACTCCGATGACAACATGCTGAAGAACATCGAGCTGTTTGACAAGCTGTCCTTGAGGTTTAATGGGAGAGTGCTCTTCATAAAGGATGTGATCGGAGACGAGATCTGCTGCTGGTCTTTCTACGGGCAGGGGCGGAAGATCGCCGAAGTCTGCTGCACTTCCATCGTCTATGCCACTGAGAAGAAACAGACAAAG GTGGAGTTCCCGGAAGCCCGCATCTACGAGGAGACACTGAACATTCTGCTCTACGAGTCGCAGGACGGGCGGGGACCCGACAACGCGCTGCTGGAGGCCACCGGCGGCGCCGCGGGTCGCTCCCATCACCTGGAGGAGGACGAGGAGCGGGAGCGCATCGAGCGCGTGCGCAGGATCCACATCAAGCGCCCGGACGACAGGGCCCACCTGCACCAGTGA